The Nitrospira sp. genome window below encodes:
- a CDS encoding outer membrane beta-barrel protein, which translates to MQDTIPDSVVYFRSSILRRCPAVILITLFLMWGIAFVEARADTPESEGDETLDHVALRHKGTPRAVAKRLLSEDLGLRLYGYLEGSYTQNFSNPSNNINQLRIFDVNSNQFRPNLAQFVLEREAKADGNWKDRAGFRVKFNVGRDSDFIGGVGLSTWADFQEFYVQYVAPVGKGLTIQLGQFNTLIGYEVVESPHNPNYSRSWLFGLGQPFTTRGGRLSYDITERISLSVGVIGYINSARGNSQHDSLMESALTISPFDRVKLTMYGLAGPRPGMSGTPGGDLLLVGGFASFQATDQTSFVLESYYANQANSSRISEAGNARWNGVAGYVIHDFTKQWGVRLRGELFEDAGGFVTCEGTTAYQPRANVCFGATSTSQAPPVAQTLWEVTSTLQYKPFKSLITRLEYRYDKSNQNVFQIGSRATSYQSTLSLEVIYLF; encoded by the coding sequence ATGCAGGATACAATTCCTGACTCGGTGGTCTATTTTCGGTCGTCTATATTACGGCGCTGTCCAGCTGTCATCCTAATAACCCTGTTCCTCATGTGGGGGATCGCGTTTGTTGAGGCGCGGGCCGATACACCGGAGAGCGAAGGGGACGAAACGCTGGATCACGTCGCCCTCCGGCACAAGGGCACGCCGAGAGCTGTCGCGAAGCGCCTGCTCTCGGAGGACTTGGGATTGCGGTTGTACGGCTATCTCGAGGGCTCTTATACGCAGAACTTCAGTAATCCTTCCAATAACATCAATCAGCTTCGTATCTTCGACGTGAATTCGAACCAGTTTCGGCCGAATCTCGCGCAATTCGTGTTGGAGAGAGAAGCCAAAGCCGACGGAAATTGGAAAGATCGCGCCGGGTTTCGCGTGAAGTTCAATGTCGGCCGCGATTCTGATTTCATCGGTGGCGTCGGGCTTAGCACCTGGGCCGATTTCCAGGAATTCTATGTGCAGTATGTGGCGCCGGTTGGGAAGGGACTCACGATACAACTCGGTCAGTTCAATACCTTGATCGGCTACGAAGTCGTGGAAAGCCCGCATAATCCCAATTATTCGAGATCGTGGCTCTTCGGCCTCGGGCAGCCGTTTACGACTCGAGGAGGGCGGCTGTCATATGACATCACGGAACGGATCTCTCTGTCGGTCGGGGTGATCGGCTACATCAACTCGGCGCGAGGAAACAGTCAACATGACTCATTGATGGAATCAGCTCTGACCATCAGTCCGTTTGATCGGGTCAAACTGACAATGTACGGCTTGGCCGGGCCGCGGCCTGGAATGAGCGGGACGCCCGGTGGGGATCTCCTGTTGGTCGGGGGATTTGCCAGCTTCCAGGCGACAGACCAGACTTCGTTCGTCCTTGAGTCTTACTATGCGAATCAGGCGAACAGCAGCAGGATCAGCGAGGCAGGCAATGCGCGGTGGAACGGAGTGGCGGGCTATGTGATCCATGATTTTACCAAGCAATGGGGAGTACGGCTTCGCGGGGAACTGTTTGAGGATGCCGGCGGATTTGTAACCTGCGAAGGAACGACGGCTTACCAGCCGAGAGCCAACGTCTGCTTCGGGGCCACCTCGACGTCACAAGCGCCGCCCGTCGCTCAAACCCTCTGGGAAGTCACCTCGACATTACAATACAAGCCGTTCAAATCCCTCATCACCCGGCTGGAATATCGGTACGACAAGTCCAATCAGAACGTGTTTCAAATCGGTTCACGCGCGACCAGCTATCAATCGACGCTGTCATTGGAGGTTATCTATCTGTTCTGA
- a CDS encoding ABC transporter ATP-binding protein, giving the protein MMLAGLLVSGVALINLALVRLAGTLWDIITVQHDADKMTQSIGLFLVLVILQGFCSMGHSYLTAWVSQEVVADFRKHLFSHLQTLTVSFFARRRTGELLSRLMTDVTVIQSIVTEAPIDGVKQLVTFVGGITFLLMMNWRLCLLILILLPLLVLVAKIFGRRLKSLSTSIQDQTAALSTLVEEVISGIRIVKSFVQTQREKARFADQVDHTLHLTLRRAAIMAVFIPVISLLTFSSATAVLWYGGRQVIEGVVTPGDLFAFVLFAGILIGPFSSAARVFAQVKEAQGATQRVFEILDAQPDICDRPDAQTLVTVDGQMRVESVNFSYDARHPVLSNLSFEAKPGELVALVGPTGAGKTTVVNLLHRFYDPTEGRITIDGKDLRQVTVESWYRQIALVPQETILFGGTILDNIRYGDMAANETAVLEASQAAHAHDFITSLPDGYQTLVGEKGVNLSGGQRQRIAIARAILKNPRILLLDEATSSLDTESERLVQEALQRLMEGRTTFVVAHRLSTIQSADRILVLDKGKLVEEGTHTQLMARNGLYHYLYTIRLNEPAV; this is encoded by the coding sequence ATGATGCTGGCCGGGCTCCTGGTGAGCGGGGTTGCACTCATCAATCTCGCGTTGGTTCGGTTGGCCGGCACCCTTTGGGATATCATCACGGTTCAGCACGATGCCGATAAGATGACGCAATCGATCGGCCTGTTCCTGGTCCTGGTGATCCTACAGGGGTTCTGCTCGATGGGTCATAGCTATCTGACCGCATGGGTCTCTCAGGAAGTCGTCGCCGACTTTCGCAAGCACCTCTTCAGCCACCTGCAGACGCTGACGGTCAGCTTTTTTGCTCGGCGCCGTACGGGAGAGCTGCTCTCCCGATTGATGACCGATGTGACGGTGATCCAATCCATCGTGACAGAAGCCCCCATCGACGGGGTGAAACAACTCGTGACGTTCGTCGGCGGCATCACGTTCCTGCTCATGATGAATTGGCGCCTCTGCCTCCTGATCCTCATCCTGCTCCCATTACTGGTCCTGGTCGCCAAGATATTCGGTCGCAGGTTGAAATCCCTTTCCACCTCGATTCAAGACCAGACAGCCGCGCTCAGCACTCTCGTCGAAGAAGTGATTTCCGGCATTCGCATCGTCAAATCATTCGTCCAGACGCAACGGGAAAAGGCTCGTTTCGCGGATCAGGTCGATCACACGCTCCACCTCACACTCCGCCGAGCCGCCATCATGGCCGTCTTCATTCCGGTCATCAGCCTCCTGACGTTCTCATCGGCAACGGCGGTGCTGTGGTATGGAGGCAGACAAGTCATCGAGGGGGTCGTCACGCCCGGCGATCTGTTCGCCTTCGTCTTGTTCGCCGGCATCTTGATCGGTCCCTTCAGCTCGGCAGCCCGCGTGTTTGCGCAGGTCAAGGAAGCCCAAGGAGCGACGCAACGGGTCTTCGAAATTCTGGATGCTCAGCCGGACATTTGCGATCGGCCCGACGCCCAGACGCTGGTGACCGTCGATGGTCAGATGCGGGTGGAAAGCGTCAACTTCAGCTATGATGCTCGCCATCCGGTGCTGTCCAACCTGTCGTTCGAAGCCAAGCCGGGTGAACTGGTCGCGTTGGTAGGGCCGACCGGTGCCGGAAAGACTACCGTGGTCAACCTGCTTCACCGCTTCTACGATCCGACGGAAGGTCGCATCACGATCGACGGCAAAGACTTGCGCCAGGTGACCGTTGAGAGTTGGTACCGACAGATTGCGCTTGTCCCACAAGAAACGATCCTCTTTGGGGGCACCATCCTCGACAACATTCGCTACGGCGATATGGCAGCGAATGAAACCGCAGTATTGGAGGCGAGCCAGGCTGCGCATGCGCATGACTTCATCACCAGCTTGCCGGACGGGTATCAAACCTTGGTGGGCGAGAAGGGGGTCAACCTCTCAGGCGGACAACGCCAGCGAATTGCGATCGCTCGGGCGATTTTGAAGAATCCTCGCATTTTGTTACTGGACGAAGCCACCTCCTCGTTGGATACCGAATCAGAACGGCTGGTGCAGGAAGCCCTTCAACGACTCATGGAGGGTCGCACGACCTTCGTCGTCGCCCACCGGCTGTCGACCATCCAATCCGCGGACCGAATTCTGGTCTTGGACAAGGGGAAGTTGGTGGAAGAAGGCACCCACACCCAGTTGATGGCCCGCAACGGGCTGTACCACTACCTCTATACCATCCGCTTAAATGAGCCGGCTGTTTGA